In Candidatus Saccharimonadales bacterium, one DNA window encodes the following:
- a CDS encoding GtrA family protein produces the protein MAIKNKGQKGRFIAIGGINTLIDFSVLFLLKSFGLPEVQANIVSTTAALCFSFFANRKFTFKASDTNVTREIILFIIVSLIGAWGIQSVVISISLPLLAGLHLSDYVSLFIAKVAAISVGLIWNYFMYSHVVFRKKKTS, from the coding sequence GTGGCGATAAAAAATAAAGGTCAAAAAGGCCGCTTTATAGCTATCGGTGGTATTAATACCCTTATAGATTTTAGTGTTTTATTCTTATTGAAAAGTTTTGGACTACCAGAGGTTCAAGCAAATATAGTATCGACCACTGCAGCACTTTGCTTTAGTTTTTTCGCTAATAGAAAATTTACATTCAAAGCATCAGATACAAACGTTACTCGTGAAATAATTTTATTTATAATTGTTTCACTTATTGGTGCTTGGGGTATTCAGTCAGTGGTTATTTCTATTTCTCTCCCTCTTCTTGCGGGTCTTCATTTATCAGATTACGTTTCACTATTCATAGCAAAAGTTGCAGCTATTAGTGTAGGACTTATTTGGAATTATTTCATGTATTCACATGTTGTATTTAGAAAAAAGAAAACATCGTGA
- a CDS encoding glycosyltransferase family 1 protein — MKIVLDTRIIETSTGRYMQRLLENINDTYALSDGNDYIALMPPQHVDKWQQRLTNITVMAADQKWYSFSEQWSLYKQLRGLKPDLVHFTMPQQPLLWVGPAVTTIHDMTLIRYDNIRPGESPIIYHMKQRVFRILLRIVLRRGDAIITPTEFVRQDLGTFFGTKYLDKIHVTPLAGEIPEVKPKPLKEFIGKKYLFFVGNAFPYKNIWRIIDAFRELQINNPELHLLLAGKKDEFYIQLEKRCIEENINNVHFLGFISDSEKRWALQNAQAFVTASLSEGFCMPVLEAMIEGCPVVASNVSCLPEVVGNAGLLFDPSSTKNLVSILEPLLLDDTLRQRLIKKGYIHARSYSWNRMVRQVHDIYLSLQK, encoded by the coding sequence GTGAAAATAGTTCTTGATACACGAATTATTGAAACATCTACTGGTAGGTATATGCAGCGCCTTCTCGAAAATATTAACGATACTTATGCACTCTCTGACGGTAATGATTATATTGCATTAATGCCACCTCAACACGTTGATAAATGGCAACAGCGCCTTACTAATATTACTGTTATGGCCGCTGATCAAAAATGGTATAGTTTTTCTGAGCAATGGTCACTATATAAACAACTACGTGGGCTTAAGCCTGATCTCGTGCATTTTACAATGCCTCAACAGCCCCTTTTATGGGTTGGGCCTGCGGTCACGACAATTCATGATATGACACTCATACGCTATGATAATATCCGACCAGGTGAAAGCCCAATTATTTATCACATGAAGCAGCGGGTTTTTCGTATACTACTTCGTATCGTTCTACGACGCGGGGATGCAATTATCACCCCTACTGAATTTGTTCGTCAAGATCTTGGTACGTTTTTCGGTACAAAGTACTTAGACAAGATTCACGTAACACCACTCGCTGGTGAAATACCCGAAGTTAAACCAAAACCTTTAAAGGAGTTTATTGGTAAGAAGTATTTGTTTTTTGTTGGAAATGCTTTTCCCTACAAAAATATTTGGCGCATTATTGATGCATTTAGAGAATTACAGATAAATAATCCTGAGCTGCATCTTCTGCTCGCCGGTAAGAAGGATGAGTTTTACATACAGCTTGAAAAACGTTGTATCGAAGAAAATATTAATAATGTTCATTTTCTAGGCTTTATATCTGATAGTGAAAAGCGTTGGGCACTACAAAATGCACAAGCATTTGTAACCGCGTCTCTCTCTGAAGGATTTTGTATGCCTGTACTTGAAGCTATGATTGAAGGATGTCCTGTTGTTGCAAGTAATGTCTCCTGCCTTCCTGAAGTCGTTGGCAATGCTGGACTTCTATTTGACCCTTCATCGACAAAGAACCTTGTTTCAATATTAGAGCCGCTTCTTCTAGATGATACCCTGAGACAGAGACTTATTAAAAAGGGTTACATTCATGCTCGAAGTTATTCATGGAATCGTATGGTACGACAAGTACATGATATTTATTTGTCACTACAGAAATAA
- a CDS encoding R3H domain-containing nucleic acid-binding protein — protein sequence MDQQASINFAKKYLEDILSFFGVNLEVTASCEEEVIELSVPTSEYNSLLIGRNAETLRSIQYLISTTLRNNEATVNRVNVDVADYKKLRAEKLAETARGWIEGVRTSGDSYVADLNAADRRIVHHVASEYDDIRTFSEGEGRERRIIIAQKSS from the coding sequence ATGGATCAACAAGCATCAATTAATTTTGCAAAAAAATATCTTGAAGATATCCTCTCATTTTTCGGCGTTAATCTTGAAGTGACGGCAAGTTGTGAAGAAGAGGTGATTGAATTATCAGTGCCAACGAGCGAATATAACAGTCTTCTTATAGGCCGTAATGCAGAAACTCTTCGTAGTATTCAATATCTTATATCTACAACTCTACGTAACAACGAAGCAACTGTTAATCGTGTAAATGTAGACGTTGCTGATTACAAGAAACTACGAGCTGAAAAACTTGCTGAAACAGCACGTGGCTGGATTGAAGGCGTCCGCACAAGTGGTGATTCATACGTTGCTGATCTTAACGCTGCAGATCGTCGTATTGTTCATCACGTCGCTAGTGAATATGATGATATTAGAACTTTCTCCGAAGGTGAAGGTCGCGAGCGCCGCATTATCATTGCTCAAAAAAGTTCTTAG
- a CDS encoding YidC/Oxa1 family membrane protein insertase has protein sequence MNIFDILIVQPIFNLLIGLYSIIPGHDFGIALILFTILVRFAMYPLVKRQLHQTKAMKKLQPELAKIKKATKGNKQLESMQMLELYKKHGVSPFRSIGILLIQLPIFIALYHVIQIFTLNRDQVAKYTYDFLENIEPIKQLIHHPEQFNEKLLGVVDLTKGAFANGSVNIVLIILAVIAAGTQYIMSKQTMPQNESKKRLRDVMTEAADGKQANQSEMNAIVMGKMVKVLPFFMFFIMISVPGALALYYAVSNLVAVAQQHYLLKKDGVELDQIADIKEANIVQPHKKATAKAREKVAQPATITRIVAKDSRKKGGK, from the coding sequence GTGAATATTTTTGATATCTTGATTGTGCAGCCAATCTTTAACCTGTTAATTGGTCTTTATAGTATTATTCCTGGTCATGATTTTGGCATAGCCTTAATTCTTTTCACGATTCTTGTTCGTTTTGCGATGTACCCACTCGTTAAGCGTCAACTGCATCAAACAAAAGCAATGAAAAAACTTCAGCCTGAACTGGCGAAGATTAAAAAAGCAACAAAAGGTAATAAACAGCTTGAAAGCATGCAAATGCTTGAGTTGTATAAAAAGCACGGCGTCAGCCCATTCCGATCAATAGGGATACTACTTATTCAGTTACCTATCTTCATTGCCCTTTATCATGTTATACAGATCTTCACACTTAATCGTGATCAGGTAGCAAAATATACTTACGACTTTCTTGAAAACATCGAACCAATCAAGCAACTCATTCACCATCCAGAACAGTTTAACGAAAAACTACTAGGAGTTGTTGACTTAACAAAGGGTGCATTTGCAAACGGTAGTGTTAATATCGTCCTTATTATCCTCGCAGTTATCGCTGCAGGTACTCAGTATATTATGTCAAAGCAGACAATGCCTCAAAACGAGAGTAAGAAACGTCTTCGGGATGTTATGACTGAAGCAGCTGATGGTAAGCAAGCAAACCAATCAGAGATGAACGCAATTGTTATGGGTAAGATGGTAAAAGTACTTCCATTCTTCATGTTCTTTATTATGATCAGCGTGCCGGGAGCTCTCGCACTTTACTACGCAGTTTCAAACCTTGTTGCAGTTGCTCAACAACACTATCTTCTCAAGAAGGATGGAGTTGAACTGGATCAGATTGCAGATATAAAAGAAGCAAATATAGTGCAGCCTCATAAAAAAGCAACAGCTAAAGCACGAGAGAAAGTGGCGCAACCTGCTACGATTACTCGTATAGTTGCTAAGGATAGTCGTAAAAAAGGAGGCAAGTAA
- the rnpA gene encoding ribonuclease P protein component: MLSFPFRFHGHSSLRYVYKNGQAIRSRLVTVKYSANEHRKNSRYSVVISKKVLKSAVGRNKVRRRIYEVIRKEDERINGVYDVVILVFSSEVISLPSDELTKLIRELFESASLYK; encoded by the coding sequence ATGCTTTCATTCCCTTTCCGATTTCATGGACATAGCAGCTTACGCTACGTCTATAAAAATGGCCAAGCTATCAGGTCACGACTTGTGACTGTTAAATATTCTGCAAATGAACATCGAAAGAATTCACGATATTCAGTCGTTATTAGTAAAAAAGTATTAAAGAGCGCTGTCGGGCGTAATAAGGTTCGTCGACGAATTTATGAAGTAATTCGAAAAGAAGACGAACGCATTAATGGTGTTTATGACGTCGTTATTCTTGTATTTTCAAGTGAAGTAATATCATTACCATCAGATGAATTAACGAAGTTGATTCGTGAGCTTTTCGAGTCAGCTAGCCTCTATAAATAA
- the rpmH gene encoding 50S ribosomal protein L34 gives MPKRTHQPHTRHRARTHGFRARVSTKAGRAVIKRRRIKGRAKLTV, from the coding sequence ATGCCAAAACGAACCCACCAACCCCACACCCGCCACCGCGCGCGTACTCACGGATTCCGTGCACGTGTCTCGACAAAGGCTGGACGTGCTGTTATTAAGCGCCGACGAATCAAAGGTCGCGCAAAACTGACCGTCTAA
- the dnaA gene encoding chromosomal replication initiator protein DnaA, with protein sequence MDRGLWKSVLGEIELSVSHAAFTTWFKNTELISTTEDVFTIAVPNIFAKRQFEVKFNQQIKDVLVKNGVSPKKITYTVKTMNKAIVSREIIQNELRVEELVSKPTSTTSSSFSRSTTPKNGLNPRYTFSNFIVGSSNDLAYTACQAVASQPGTKYNPLFLYGGVGLGKTHLMQAVGNEIALKQPDARILYISSETFVKEFLESIRFKKKGFSDKYRNVDVLIVDDMQFIAGKEKTQEEFFHTFNELHQNNKQIIISSDKPPKSIPTLTERLRSRFEWGMSIDIQMPDFETRCAIIAAKASLSGVELSRDTVEYLANTIKTNIRELEGALNQLLAYAEMRGVTPDISIAEGLIGNIRVSRPQHLLPKQIIEKTARHFQIDSKEICSPKRDKHIVVPRQIAMYLLRSELHLSFPKIAVELGRKDHTTAIHSVEKIEKAMKLDFMIREQVAEIREKLYA encoded by the coding sequence ATGGACCGTGGGTTATGGAAAAGTGTACTCGGCGAGATAGAACTATCAGTTTCGCATGCCGCTTTTACAACCTGGTTTAAGAATACTGAACTTATTAGCACAACCGAAGATGTCTTTACTATTGCAGTCCCAAATATTTTCGCAAAGCGTCAATTTGAAGTAAAATTCAACCAGCAAATTAAGGATGTTCTTGTAAAAAATGGTGTCTCACCAAAAAAAATCACTTACACCGTTAAAACAATGAATAAAGCGATTGTAAGTCGTGAGATAATCCAAAATGAGTTACGTGTTGAAGAGCTTGTTTCTAAACCTACGTCAACAACATCATCTTCATTCTCTCGTTCAACTACTCCGAAAAACGGTTTAAATCCGAGATACACATTTTCAAACTTCATTGTAGGATCAAGTAATGACCTTGCTTATACGGCCTGTCAGGCTGTTGCATCTCAGCCTGGTACAAAATATAACCCACTCTTTTTATATGGTGGTGTTGGACTTGGTAAGACTCACCTTATGCAAGCTGTTGGTAATGAGATTGCGCTAAAACAACCAGATGCACGAATTCTATATATTAGTTCCGAGACATTTGTTAAGGAGTTTCTTGAAAGTATTCGTTTTAAGAAAAAAGGTTTTTCTGATAAATACCGTAATGTTGATGTTCTTATTGTTGATGATATGCAGTTCATTGCCGGTAAAGAAAAAACTCAAGAAGAGTTCTTTCATACATTTAACGAACTTCACCAGAATAATAAACAAATTATTATTAGCAGTGATAAACCACCAAAGAGCATCCCTACATTAACAGAACGCCTTCGTAGCCGTTTCGAATGGGGTATGTCTATTGATATTCAAATGCCTGATTTTGAAACGAGGTGCGCTATCATCGCAGCAAAAGCCTCATTATCAGGTGTTGAACTTAGCCGTGACACCGTAGAATATCTTGCAAACACAATAAAGACAAATATTCGTGAACTTGAGGGTGCGCTTAACCAATTACTTGCATATGCGGAAATGCGTGGTGTCACCCCAGATATCTCAATCGCTGAAGGTTTAATTGGTAACATCCGTGTCTCAAGACCACAACATCTACTCCCGAAACAAATTATTGAGAAAACAGCTCGGCATTTCCAGATTGATAGTAAAGAGATCTGCAGTCCAAAGAGAGATAAACATATTGTTGTACCAAGGCAGATTGCAATGTACTTGCTTCGCAGTGAACTTCATTTAAGTTTTCCAAAGATAGCTGTTGAGCTTGGCCGTAAGGATCACACAACAGCAATTCATTCAGTAGAGAAGATTGAAAAAGCTATGAAGTTAGACTTTATGATTCGTGAACAGGTTGCAGAAATTAGAGAAAAGTTATATGCATAG
- the dnaN gene encoding DNA polymerase III subunit beta, whose amino-acid sequence MKLSVTQENLSKALTIVGRVASSKTQLPILSNILLRTDGTRLLIAATNLEIATTQHIGAKITAPGAITIPAKLVVEFVSSLPKGTVDLEVKDSHLSISTGSYSSTIHGVIADEFPELPTIDESASVHYTINTTDFKQAVSQTIVTSGSDNTRPVLTGVFWHSFEGYLYLAATDGYRLSERKLIETKSEIAAIIPTTTLQEVLRTLTDDVNEIDVLFDETQVRFRIGESEVTSRLIDGNYPNYRQLIPAKSETEIVVSTSDFTRITKIAGLFARESGGSITITADKEKQSFAIHSIASQIGENTSHSDAKITNDGQVTLNSRYLSEALSVIDGDTVIFGFSGKLSPCILTTKIKDVTYKHIIMPLKS is encoded by the coding sequence ATGAAACTCTCAGTCACTCAAGAAAATCTATCAAAAGCACTGACAATAGTAGGACGAGTAGCAAGTAGTAAAACACAACTTCCTATTTTAAGTAACATCCTCCTTCGTACAGATGGTACTCGCCTACTTATCGCTGCAACAAATTTAGAAATCGCTACAACCCAACATATCGGTGCTAAAATTACCGCCCCAGGTGCAATTACAATACCCGCAAAGCTTGTTGTTGAATTTGTCTCTAGTCTTCCAAAAGGAACTGTTGATTTAGAAGTGAAAGACAGCCATCTTAGTATTTCTACAGGTAGTTATAGCTCAACAATCCACGGCGTCATTGCTGATGAGTTCCCTGAGCTACCAACAATTGATGAATCAGCATCGGTTCACTACACAATCAATACAACAGATTTTAAACAAGCCGTTTCACAAACAATCGTGACGAGCGGTAGTGACAACACTCGTCCTGTCCTGACCGGTGTATTTTGGCACTCATTTGAAGGATATCTCTACCTCGCTGCAACTGATGGCTATAGGTTATCAGAACGAAAACTTATCGAAACAAAAAGTGAGATTGCCGCAATCATTCCAACAACAACACTTCAAGAAGTACTTCGAACTCTAACAGATGATGTAAATGAAATTGATGTATTATTTGATGAGACTCAAGTTAGGTTTAGGATTGGCGAATCAGAAGTGACAAGTCGCCTTATTGACGGTAACTATCCAAATTACAGACAACTAATACCTGCAAAATCAGAAACAGAAATTGTTGTTTCAACCAGTGATTTTACAAGAATCACGAAGATTGCTGGACTATTCGCTCGTGAATCTGGTGGCAGTATTACAATAACAGCAGATAAAGAGAAGCAAAGCTTTGCAATACATTCAATCGCCTCACAGATTGGTGAAAATACGTCACACTCAGATGCGAAGATTACCAATGACGGCCAAGTGACATTAAACTCTCGCTATCTTAGTGAGGCACTATCTGTTATTGATGGTGATACAGTTATTTTTGGATTTAGTGGAAAACTGTCCCCTTGTATCCTTACAACGAAAATAAAAGATGTAACTTATAAACACATTATTATGCCTCTAAAAAGCTAA
- the recF gene encoding DNA replication and repair protein RecF (All proteins in this family for which functions are known are DNA-binding proteins that assist the filamentation of RecA onto DNA for the initiation of recombination or recombinational repair.) encodes MTLLRRLKVQNFRTHQAMDITIHDGVTLITGSNGSGKTSLIEAIYIALRGSSFRGADLDIVRHSSEWWRIDLLSDDQTTRSVLFDSSKSTGRKRFIIDSKTTYRLPQKHKSPVVLFEPDDLRLLHGSPARRRLFIDSFIGQLDPTYTSTLHKYERGLKQRNNLLKKPYIADDELFVWDLLLSEYGYEIIQKRVYYTTLLQSELELTYNSIAHTDDEVKIHYSHDISQQKLLADLHDHHMKDKLLGNTSVGPHRHDIEFIFNTMPATSVASRGEIRSIVLALKFLEVKIIETNLGQKPIILLDDVYSELDETRRHKLVDSISEYQVIMTNTHGLPEAKTYNHIELN; translated from the coding sequence ATGACACTCCTCCGTCGGCTGAAAGTTCAAAATTTCCGTACCCATCAAGCGATGGATATTACTATTCATGACGGTGTCACCCTTATTACAGGATCAAATGGTAGCGGTAAAACATCACTCATTGAAGCAATTTATATCGCACTACGCGGATCCTCTTTTCGTGGAGCTGACCTTGACATCGTTCGCCATAGTAGTGAATGGTGGCGGATCGATTTACTAAGCGATGATCAGACGACACGGAGTGTTTTGTTTGATTCTTCAAAATCAACTGGCCGTAAACGATTTATCATAGACAGTAAGACGACATACCGCCTTCCGCAAAAGCATAAATCTCCCGTTGTATTGTTTGAACCGGATGATCTTCGACTCTTACATGGATCACCAGCACGGCGTCGTTTATTTATAGATAGCTTTATTGGGCAATTAGACCCCACCTATACGTCAACTCTTCATAAATATGAACGAGGACTCAAGCAGCGCAATAATTTGCTTAAAAAGCCGTACATCGCTGACGATGAACTATTTGTATGGGATTTGCTACTCAGCGAATATGGGTATGAGATTATTCAAAAAAGAGTTTACTATACTACCCTTCTTCAATCAGAACTAGAGTTAACCTATAATTCAATTGCACATACTGACGATGAAGTGAAAATACATTACTCACATGACATATCTCAGCAGAAACTTCTCGCAGACCTCCATGATCACCATATGAAAGATAAGCTACTCGGTAATACGAGTGTCGGACCACACCGTCATGATATTGAATTTATTTTTAATACGATGCCCGCGACAAGTGTTGCATCAAGGGGTGAAATTCGTAGTATTGTATTAGCACTAAAGTTCCTTGAAGTGAAGATTATCGAAACGAATCTTGGACAAAAACCAATTATTTTACTAGATGACGTCTATAGTGAACTCGATGAAACCCGTCGCCATAAGCTCGTCGACAGTATTAGTGAGTATCAGGTAATTATGACAAATACTCACGGTCTGCCAGAGGCAAAGACATATAACCATATTGAATTAAACTAG
- a CDS encoding phage tail tip lysozyme — MRIIRNKSIRIGQRFVIFTMISAFVFSTFSPAISYAQSTGDDPAFYAGNDILTYSRSAKSCSATPAGVATAAPASITPEQKIAQTFVVGFDPTQTDAVSTAVKDFKIGGVFFNGEDFSKLNAKFFTDLNTSNGTPMFISADDEGGKVTRFAPSMPSAKDMGANMTASQIEIQGKKVADAMMANGANIDLAPVLDIQNPKGFMTIAERTWSTNPDVISEKAGAFARGLSDGGVKPVYKHFPGIGDLTQNTDKGKSASQSLKAMEDAGQLKPYKAIGNQNGAAVMLSNGYINEWGSTPVSINPEAIAYLHETIGFAGLITTDDLTPMTKYTNMSVPDAVAAAMNAGVDMPLFDSTDLAAVIKTVSAKVSTDKIEVAYQHAIKFRGGTPAASDASTDTSSATSGCCTAAGATTSIELTGKDNTEKILSFFMNNGLTLAQASGFIGNMVQESGLNPAAVQPSTTTSDPNYVPQSGTGFGLVQWTFPERQDPLVAFIKSKNVSMIDMGGQLGFVWQELNSPTWAKMLAVLKTETDPVEAAITIHGRKGSNIRGPSDDFRGYEESGDTPDAVRTVRGGEAKRVYDLYADKAPVATGVPTAAGTPTAASASGCAAATPTSMGPAVAAGDFVFYRQGDPQWGQKEYSGGSYAGNACGATSPAMVIATWKDKSINPYIVGEWIKANSTPYNANEMPKILANWGVKGELQFAYSPPPSDIKLKIDSALKSGNMVIVSGAGAKPFTSGGHFIVLRGITADGQYLIGDPAAPSEGTDAYNQKPWDPNLIYGASEFRSATIAIKP, encoded by the coding sequence ATGAGAATAATTCGAAATAAGTCTATCCGTATTGGTCAGCGATTCGTTATATTCACTATGATCAGCGCCTTTGTTTTTTCAACTTTCTCACCAGCCATTTCATATGCACAGTCAACTGGTGATGATCCTGCGTTCTACGCAGGTAATGATATCCTCACATATAGCCGTTCTGCAAAATCCTGTAGTGCAACTCCAGCAGGCGTCGCAACAGCAGCACCTGCAAGTATTACTCCTGAGCAAAAGATTGCCCAGACTTTTGTTGTTGGCTTTGATCCAACTCAAACAGATGCTGTGAGCACAGCGGTAAAAGATTTTAAAATTGGTGGAGTATTCTTTAACGGCGAAGATTTTTCAAAGTTAAATGCAAAATTCTTTACAGATCTAAATACATCTAATGGTACGCCAATGTTCATTAGTGCCGACGATGAAGGCGGTAAAGTAACACGTTTTGCTCCAAGTATGCCGTCAGCTAAAGATATGGGTGCGAATATGACTGCATCGCAAATCGAAATTCAAGGTAAAAAAGTTGCAGATGCGATGATGGCTAATGGAGCAAACATCGATCTCGCTCCTGTATTAGATATCCAAAATCCAAAAGGTTTTATGACAATTGCCGAACGTACCTGGTCAACTAATCCTGACGTTATTTCTGAAAAAGCTGGAGCATTTGCCAGAGGACTTAGTGATGGTGGTGTAAAACCTGTGTATAAACACTTCCCAGGTATTGGTGATCTTACTCAAAATACAGACAAAGGTAAATCTGCCTCTCAAAGCCTCAAGGCCATGGAAGATGCTGGTCAACTCAAGCCATACAAAGCTATTGGTAATCAAAACGGTGCTGCTGTCATGCTTAGTAACGGATATATTAATGAGTGGGGTAGTACGCCTGTCAGTATCAATCCAGAAGCTATCGCGTACCTCCATGAAACAATTGGATTCGCTGGGCTAATCACAACTGATGATCTTACCCCAATGACAAAGTATACAAACATGAGTGTTCCTGATGCAGTCGCTGCAGCTATGAATGCAGGTGTCGATATGCCTTTGTTTGATAGTACTGATCTTGCGGCGGTTATTAAAACGGTCTCTGCAAAGGTTTCAACGGATAAAATTGAAGTAGCTTATCAACATGCAATAAAATTCCGCGGTGGAACCCCTGCAGCCTCTGACGCTTCTACAGACACAAGTTCAGCCACTAGTGGTTGTTGTACTGCAGCGGGAGCAACAACATCAATCGAACTCACCGGTAAAGATAATACCGAAAAGATTCTATCGTTCTTTATGAATAATGGTCTTACATTAGCACAAGCATCTGGTTTTATTGGCAATATGGTTCAAGAATCTGGTTTAAATCCTGCTGCTGTTCAACCTAGTACCACAACGAGTGATCCTAATTACGTCCCACAAAGTGGAACAGGTTTTGGACTCGTTCAGTGGACATTCCCAGAACGTCAAGATCCACTTGTCGCATTTATAAAGTCAAAAAATGTCAGTATGATCGATATGGGCGGTCAGTTAGGATTTGTCTGGCAGGAACTCAACAGTCCAACCTGGGCAAAAATGCTCGCAGTACTAAAAACAGAAACTGATCCTGTTGAGGCTGCAATTACAATTCATGGACGAAAAGGTTCTAATATTAGGGGACCAAGTGACGACTTCCGTGGATACGAGGAGTCTGGTGATACTCCTGATGCCGTCCGAACTGTTCGTGGTGGAGAAGCAAAGCGAGTTTATGATCTTTACGCAGATAAAGCTCCGGTTGCAACCGGAGTACCGACGGCCGCGGGAACTCCAACTGCCGCTTCAGCTTCTGGATGTGCAGCAGCAACACCAACCAGCATGGGTCCAGCAGTTGCAGCAGGTGACTTCGTCTTTTATCGTCAAGGTGATCCTCAATGGGGACAGAAAGAATACTCAGGCGGATCATACGCTGGTAACGCTTGTGGCGCTACATCACCGGCGATGGTAATTGCAACTTGGAAAGATAAATCGATTAACCCCTATATTGTTGGTGAGTGGATTAAAGCAAATTCAACACCATATAACGCAAATGAAATGCCAAAAATTCTCGCCAACTGGGGTGTAAAAGGTGAATTACAATTTGCTTACTCGCCACCACCATCAGACATAAAATTGAAAATTGACTCAGCTCTCAAGTCCGGAAATATGGTTATCGTCAGTGGAGCTGGAGCAAAACCATTTACAAGTGGTGGTCACTTCATCGTTCTTCGTGGCATAACAGCAGACGGCCAATATCTTATCGGTGATCCTGCCGCTCCTTCAGAAGGTACTGATGCATATAACCAGAAGCCCTGGGACCCAAATCTAATATACGGCGCATCAGAATTCCGAAGTGCAACAATAGCAATAAAACCATAG